A region of Vigna radiata var. radiata cultivar VC1973A unplaced genomic scaffold, Vradiata_ver6 scaffold_48, whole genome shotgun sequence DNA encodes the following proteins:
- the LOC106752812 gene encoding uncharacterized protein LOC106752812 — protein sequence MTGLIHSNLPIFDGKDFDDWCVKMEAILRFQEVDEVVKKGLQEPLKDDSEAVSKAAFAKEVWDILQERYGNTGKVKKIRLQSLQRQYELLGIGENETVMEYMGRIQALVNDMRACGKVVKDRKIIRKILRMLTPQYDHIVITIEECKDLEMLKFEELQNSLVVHEQQLLERKNAEKAASQATNQALQARSKQSFKNRGRGTRRLHGKGGHNGGRNSNLSDQNNAENVDELKEGSNRGGGNSRGRGRKGSDKRNIQCYTCNKYGHNSAECWYNESTKKNKNDDAANLA from the exons ATGACGGGATTGATACATAGCAACCTTCCAATCTTCGATGGCAAAGACTTCGACGATTGGTGCGTCAAGATGGAAGCCATCTTAAGGTTTCAAGAGGTGGACGAAGTGGTGAAGAAAGGGCTCCAAGAACCTTTGAAAGATGACTCGGAGGCG GTCTCGAAAGCTGCATTCGCGAAAGAAGTATGGGACATCCTTCAAGAAAGGTATGGAAATACAGGCAAAGTGAAAAAGATACGTCTACAGTCTCTCCAACGACAGTATGAACTTCTTGGTATAGGTGAAAATGAAACAGTGATGGAGTATATGGGAAGAATACAAGCTCTTGTCAATGATATGAGAGCTTGTGGAAAGGTTGTCAAAGACAGAAAAATAATCAGAAAAATTCTACGTATGCTGACGCCACAGTATGATCATATTGTGATCACCATTGAGGAGTGTAAGGATCTGGAGATGCTTAAATTTGAGGAGCTGCAGAACTCGCTTGTTGTGCATGAGCAACAATTGTTGGAAAGGAAGAACGCAGAGAAAGCAGCGTCGCAGGCAACAAATCAAGCACTGCAAGCAAGATCGAAGCAGAGTTTCAAGAATCGTGGTAGAGGAACAAGAAGATTACATGGTAAAGGTGGTCATAATGGAGGAAGAAACTCGAATCTTTCAGATCAAAATAATGCAGAAAATGTAGACGAATTAAAAGAAGGAAGCAACAGAGGTGGTGGAAATTCAAGAGGTAGAGGAAGAAAGGGTTCTGATAAACGAAACATTCAATGTTATACGTGTAATAAATATGGCCATAATTCTGCTGAATGCTGGTATAATGAGTCTACCAAGAAGAACAAGAATGATGATGCGGCAAACTTGGCATAG